ATGGGGAGAATTGGGGGCAGCGGGAGCAGTTGGTGCGGCCCCACCAGTGTGGGTTTCCCACCCCCGTGTTGGCACTGGAGCTCACGCCCCACTCTCACCATCTCCTCCATGGTGTCTATGGTGGCCAGGGAAGCTCCGAGGCGCTGgcagtgctccctgctgctgttccagtcACTCTCTGTGTCCGAGAAACAATAGCATTTCCCTTGGGAACCAACCCAAGCATTAGGGCATACATCGGAATTTTCAGGGTGAGGTGAGCACGACTCACGATGCTGGAGCACTGACAGGGAGAGAACCGGGCAAATGAgaggcaaagagcagaaaaagaaaagtatttttgttgaGAGTGTTTCCCTGCAGCAAATGTGGGGGCTGGGATGCACGGACATGGGGCGATGCCCTGGGAACGGTTGCAGAGGTTGGGAAGGTGGAGCAGAACGTGGTTTAGGGCAGCACGTGGGCGccccaggagctgggatgggggCTGTGCAGATCAGGGCGCTGGGAACCCCATTGTCCCCCGTCCTACACCCACAATGGGGATGCTGGGGGGCACTCACCTATCACAGGCACCAGCGTGATGATGACACCCACCAGCACTCCACTCACAAAGAACAACAGGGCGGTTTTCCATTTGCAGCCTGGTGGGGCAGAGAGCAGATGGGCTCAGGTTCTTTTCCCC
This genomic stretch from Numida meleagris isolate 19003 breed g44 Domestic line unplaced genomic scaffold, NumMel1.0 unplaced_Scaffold1712, whole genome shotgun sequence harbors:
- the LOC110390673 gene encoding C-type lectin domain family 2 member B-like — encoded protein: CKWKTALLFFVSGVLVGVIITLVPVIVLQHRESCSPHPENSDVCPNAWVGSQGKCYCFSDTESDWNSSREHCQRLGASLATIDTMEEMEFMLWYQGSANCWIGLHKEEGDERWTWADGSAFTNWFPVRGGGRCAYLNGDRITSGLCHVQKYWVCSRANKNNLCKNGTYPQ